A stretch of Flavobacterium sp. N1994 DNA encodes these proteins:
- the lysA gene encoding diaminopimelate decarboxylase — translation MQPKQLLDLAETFGNPLYVYDADKIAFQYQRLTNAFSKVEKLRINYAMKALSNVSILKLLKNLGSGLDTVSVQEVLLGLHAGFTPDKIIFTPNGVSFEEIEEVAKMGVQINIDNLSILEHFGTKYPKVPVCIRINPHVMAGGNENISVGHIDSKFGISIYQIPHVLRIVENTKMNINGIHMHTGSDILDIEVFLYASEILFDTAKQFKNLEFLDFGSGFKVPYKKDDIETNVEELGKKLTKRFLAFEKEYGRELTLAFEPGKFLVSEAGFFLAKVNVVKQTTSTVFAGIDSGFNHLIRPMFYGSQHYIENISNPKGKERFYTIVGYICETDTFANNRRIAEIHEGDTLCFRNAGAYCFSMASNYNSRFKPAEVLWKDGKGHLIRERETLDDLLQNQIMIDL, via the coding sequence ATGCAACCAAAACAGTTACTTGACTTAGCCGAGACTTTTGGAAATCCGTTATATGTTTATGATGCTGATAAAATTGCTTTTCAGTACCAACGCTTAACCAATGCTTTTTCTAAAGTTGAAAAATTGCGTATTAATTATGCGATGAAAGCGTTATCGAATGTTTCTATTTTAAAGCTGCTTAAGAATTTAGGTTCGGGATTAGATACGGTTTCTGTTCAAGAAGTGTTGCTGGGTTTGCATGCTGGTTTTACTCCAGATAAAATTATTTTTACTCCCAACGGAGTTTCTTTTGAAGAGATTGAGGAAGTCGCTAAGATGGGAGTTCAAATCAATATTGATAACCTTTCGATTTTGGAACATTTTGGCACTAAGTATCCTAAGGTTCCTGTTTGCATCCGTATCAATCCGCATGTGATGGCGGGTGGGAATGAGAACATTTCTGTGGGGCATATTGATAGTAAGTTTGGAATATCGATTTATCAAATTCCGCATGTGTTGCGTATTGTTGAGAATACAAAGATGAATATCAATGGTATTCACATGCATACTGGTTCTGATATTTTAGATATCGAAGTGTTTTTGTATGCTTCGGAAATATTGTTTGATACTGCGAAACAATTTAAAAATTTAGAGTTCCTTGATTTTGGTTCCGGTTTTAAAGTGCCTTATAAAAAAGACGATATCGAAACCAACGTAGAAGAGTTGGGTAAAAAACTAACTAAGCGTTTCTTGGCCTTTGAAAAAGAATATGGTCGCGAACTAACCTTAGCATTTGAACCTGGTAAATTCTTAGTGAGTGAAGCTGGATTCTTTTTGGCCAAAGTGAATGTAGTAAAACAAACTACTTCGACCGTTTTTGCTGGCATTGATAGTGGTTTCAATCACTTGATTCGCCCTATGTTTTATGGTTCGCAACATTATATTGAAAACATATCCAATCCTAAAGGGAAAGAGCGTTTTTACACCATAGTAGGTTACATCTGTGAAACGGATACGTTTGCTAATAACCGTAGGATTGCTGAAATTCACGAAGGCGACACGTTATGTTTTAGAAATGCGGGGGCTTATTGCTTCTCGATGGCTTCTAATTATAACTCGCGTTTTAAACCCGCAGAAGTTTTATGGAAAGATGGTAAAGGCCATTTGATAAGAGAACGAGAAACCCTTGATGATTTATTACAGAATCAAATTATGATAGATTTGTAG
- a CDS encoding thiamine pyrophosphate-dependent enzyme, whose translation MSETTSKTEITFEDFKQEVLNDYKIATISRECSLLGRKEVLTGKAKFGIFGDGKEVPQLAMAKAFQNGDFRSGYYRDQTFMMAIGHLSIQQFFAGLYGHTDLAHDPMSAGRQMGGHFTTHSIDENGNWKNLTQQKNSSADISPTAGQMPRLLGLAQASKIYRNVRGLEGFSNFSNQGNEVAWGTIGNASTSEGLFFETINAAGVLQVPMVISVWDDEYGISVHARHQTTKESISEILKGFQRDENGNGYEILTVKGWDYPTLVATYEKAAEIAREEHVPVLIHVQELTQPQGHSTSGSHERYKNEERLAWETKFDCVAQMRTWLLTNDLATAEELETIESNSKKEVLEGKKSAWTAFVAPMKEEQLELISVLNSIAASSTKKAFIEKEAADLASIKEPIRKEIITVARKVLRWVVNENGQQELATWITNYTHKIQPKFSSHLFSQSDKNVLKATETAPTYDDKAEEVDARLVLRDNFDAIFSKYPEALVFGEDAGNIGDVNQGLEGMQEKYGELRVADVGIREATILGQGIGLAMRGLRPIAEIQYLDYLLYAIQIMSDDLATLQYRTQGRQKAPLIIRTRGHRLEGIWHSGSPMGMIINAIRGIHVLVPRNMTKAAGFYNTLLQTDEPALVIECLNGYRLKEKMPTNLGEFKTPIGVVETIKTGSDITIVSYGSTLRIIEQAAKDLQEVGIDVEIIDAQSLLPFDINKDCVKSIMKTNRLLVIDEDVPGGASAYLLQQIIDEQNGYQYLDSQPQTLTSKAHRPAYGTDGDYFSKPSAEDVFEKVYAIMHEAKPTQFPSLY comes from the coding sequence ATGTCTGAAACTACATCCAAAACCGAAATCACCTTTGAAGACTTTAAACAAGAAGTTTTAAATGATTATAAAATTGCCACTATAAGCAGAGAATGTAGTCTCCTTGGACGAAAGGAAGTACTAACAGGAAAAGCTAAATTCGGAATATTTGGTGATGGAAAAGAAGTGCCTCAATTGGCTATGGCAAAGGCATTTCAAAATGGAGACTTCCGTTCCGGATACTATCGTGACCAGACGTTCATGATGGCTATTGGTCATTTATCTATTCAACAATTCTTTGCTGGATTATATGGTCACACCGATTTGGCGCATGACCCAATGAGTGCAGGAAGACAAATGGGAGGACATTTTACCACCCATTCCATTGATGAAAATGGGAATTGGAAAAACCTAACGCAACAAAAAAACTCTAGTGCCGACATCTCTCCTACTGCTGGACAAATGCCGCGATTATTAGGATTGGCACAAGCTTCAAAAATCTATAGAAATGTTCGAGGTTTGGAGGGGTTTTCTAACTTTTCTAATCAAGGGAATGAAGTAGCTTGGGGAACAATTGGGAATGCTTCTACTTCGGAAGGATTATTTTTTGAAACCATCAATGCTGCTGGTGTTTTGCAAGTACCAATGGTAATCAGCGTTTGGGATGACGAATACGGAATTTCTGTTCATGCCAGACATCAAACTACTAAAGAAAGTATTTCTGAAATTCTCAAAGGATTTCAACGGGATGAAAATGGAAATGGCTACGAAATCTTAACCGTAAAAGGTTGGGATTATCCAACCTTAGTCGCTACTTATGAAAAAGCCGCAGAGATTGCCCGTGAGGAACATGTTCCCGTTTTAATTCACGTACAAGAATTAACTCAACCTCAAGGTCACTCAACTTCGGGTTCACACGAACGTTATAAAAATGAGGAACGTTTAGCTTGGGAAACCAAATTTGATTGTGTGGCTCAAATGAGAACGTGGTTACTTACCAATGATTTGGCTACAGCTGAAGAATTAGAAACCATTGAAAGCAATTCTAAAAAAGAAGTTTTAGAGGGTAAGAAATCCGCTTGGACTGCTTTTGTTGCTCCGATGAAAGAAGAACAACTGGAATTAATTTCGGTATTGAATTCGATTGCAGCATCTAGTACTAAAAAAGCTTTTATCGAAAAAGAAGCAGCAGATTTGGCCTCCATCAAAGAACCCATCCGTAAAGAAATTATAACCGTTGCTCGTAAAGTTTTGAGATGGGTTGTCAATGAAAATGGACAACAAGAATTAGCTACTTGGATAACCAATTACACCCATAAAATCCAACCAAAATTTAGCTCTCATTTATTTTCACAATCCGATAAAAATGTTTTAAAAGCTACCGAAACTGCACCAACTTATGATGACAAGGCTGAAGAAGTAGATGCGCGTTTAGTATTGCGTGATAACTTTGATGCTATCTTTTCAAAATATCCTGAAGCATTAGTTTTTGGTGAAGATGCAGGGAATATTGGAGATGTGAATCAAGGTTTAGAAGGCATGCAAGAGAAATACGGAGAACTTCGTGTGGCGGATGTTGGCATTCGTGAAGCAACTATACTAGGACAAGGAATTGGATTAGCCATGCGCGGTTTACGTCCGATTGCAGAAATTCAATATTTAGATTATTTGTTATATGCCATTCAAATCATGAGTGACGATTTGGCAACGCTACAATACAGAACACAAGGTCGTCAAAAAGCACCTTTAATCATAAGAACTCGTGGACATAGACTAGAAGGTATTTGGCATTCAGGTTCCCCAATGGGAATGATTATCAATGCTATTCGCGGGATTCATGTATTAGTGCCAAGAAATATGACTAAAGCCGCAGGTTTTTACAACACTTTGCTTCAAACTGACGAGCCTGCTTTAGTAATAGAATGTTTGAACGGATATCGTTTAAAAGAAAAAATGCCAACCAACTTGGGTGAATTTAAAACCCCTATTGGTGTTGTAGAAACCATTAAAACTGGAAGCGATATAACGATTGTTTCTTATGGTTCAACACTACGAATAATAGAACAAGCTGCAAAAGACCTACAAGAAGTAGGTATCGATGTTGAAATCATTGATGCTCAATCGTTGTTGCCGTTCGATATCAATAAGGACTGTGTTAAATCTATTATGAAAACGAATCGTTTATTGGTGATAGATGAAGATGTACCGGGTGGAGCTAGTGCTTATCTTTTGCAACAAATTATAGACGAACAAAATGGATATCAATATCTAGATAGTCAACCACAAACCTTAACTTCTAAAGCGCATAGACCTGCTTATGGAACCGATGGTGATTATTTCTCAAAACCTTCGGCAGAAGATGTTTTTGAAAAAGTATATGCCATCATGCACGAAGCTAAACCAACACAATTTCCTAGTTTGTACTAA
- a CDS encoding aminopeptidase, whose amino-acid sequence MKKLLFIFLILNQTLSAQHKSKLVVAIDHDKKVLTVNQQLTFFNQTNDTLTNIVLNDWMNGYSSKNTPLAARFSDEFERGFHLAKEKERGRTSDIAIVDETQSAYTWERDENHPDVIQIRLKEKLLPNQKITIVLSYKVKIPNDKFTKYGYSDNGQFYLKNCFLVPARYDNHGFVKYDNLNLDDCANALSDYDIEINVPQNFNLHSDLNEVQKESNTGSNNYHLTGEKRLDFTLFLDDKKDFEIYKNGDIEIVSNLKDNRLNEIQRALVVDRIVSYVNENLGKFQHGKVTVAQADYDRNPFYGLNQLPFFISPFPDEFMYEIKFLKTYLNNYLHNTLQLDPRKDNWIYDGIQVYIMMKYIEEFHPDTKMMGGVAKLRLLRGYNLVSLDFNGQYSYLYMLMARKNLDQPLGNPKNTLIKFNEKIASKYRAGLSLRYLDSYLQNHVVQNSIQQFLEMNKNQQTNRKDFENLLTTNSPKKINWFFDKIIDSRDIIDYKFDQVTRTKDSIRFSLKNKTSTNVPISIYGIKGKEIVYKKWFDTIATDSIYSIPRNNADKIVINYKNEVPEFNLRNNWRSLHGFRLNNRPIKFNFMKDLEDPYYNQILYVPTLEYNLYDGFLPGLRFHNRTILDKPFIFDLNPTISTKTQNLSGKGFMYINQYNRDSNLYNIRYSLTGHYLHYAPDAYYTKLAPTVTLFFRPDDFRDNRKQALSIKEVIVDKQATAFTVSENSENYQVFNVKYNNSKTEVTKHFSFLGDFQYSTYFGKLATEVQYRKLFDNNRSINLRFFAGTFLHNKTTSNYFDFGLDRPSDYLFESDYLGRSETKGIYSQQSIVSDGFFKSKLETRTANQWMVTTNANYTIWGWIDGYGDIGFIKNKDSAPKFVYDSGIRLNLVTDYFELFFPVYSNNGWEIGDKNYGEKIRFIITFRPETLINLFTRKWF is encoded by the coding sequence TTGAAAAAGCTCCTTTTTATTTTTCTGATTCTCAATCAAACCTTGTCAGCACAACACAAATCCAAATTAGTTGTTGCTATAGACCATGATAAAAAAGTCTTGACTGTAAATCAGCAACTGACCTTTTTCAACCAAACTAATGATACATTGACCAACATTGTTTTAAATGATTGGATGAATGGATACAGTTCCAAAAACACGCCTTTGGCAGCACGATTTTCAGATGAATTTGAAAGAGGATTTCATTTAGCCAAAGAAAAAGAACGTGGCAGAACAAGTGATATTGCTATTGTTGATGAAACCCAATCAGCCTATACTTGGGAAAGAGATGAGAACCATCCTGATGTTATTCAAATTCGGTTAAAAGAAAAGTTATTGCCAAATCAAAAAATAACGATTGTTTTAAGTTATAAAGTGAAAATTCCGAATGATAAATTTACCAAATATGGATACAGTGACAATGGTCAGTTCTATTTGAAGAATTGCTTTCTGGTTCCTGCACGGTATGACAATCATGGCTTTGTTAAATATGACAATTTAAATTTGGACGATTGTGCTAATGCCCTTTCCGATTATGATATTGAAATCAATGTCCCTCAAAATTTTAACTTGCATTCTGATTTAAATGAAGTACAAAAAGAATCTAATACTGGTTCCAATAACTATCATCTTACTGGAGAAAAAAGATTGGATTTTACACTCTTCCTAGATGATAAAAAGGACTTTGAAATTTATAAAAACGGTGATATAGAAATTGTTTCCAACCTAAAAGACAACCGTTTAAACGAAATTCAAAGAGCTCTTGTGGTTGATAGAATCGTGAGTTATGTCAACGAAAACTTGGGCAAATTCCAACACGGAAAGGTAACTGTAGCGCAAGCAGATTATGATAGAAATCCGTTTTACGGTTTGAACCAATTACCCTTTTTTATTAGCCCGTTCCCCGATGAGTTTATGTATGAAATCAAGTTTTTAAAAACGTATTTGAATAATTATCTTCACAATACGTTACAACTTGATCCTAGAAAAGACAATTGGATTTATGACGGAATTCAAGTCTATATTATGATGAAATATATTGAAGAGTTTCATCCTGATACTAAAATGATGGGCGGTGTTGCCAAGCTAAGATTGCTAAGAGGCTATAATTTAGTTTCCCTCGATTTTAATGGACAATACAGTTATTTGTATATGCTGATGGCACGTAAAAACTTAGACCAACCTTTGGGAAATCCGAAAAATACTTTGATAAAATTCAATGAAAAAATTGCTTCCAAATACAGAGCTGGATTGAGTTTAAGATACCTAGACAGCTATTTACAAAACCATGTAGTTCAAAATAGCATTCAACAATTCTTGGAGATGAATAAAAATCAGCAAACGAATCGCAAGGATTTTGAAAATCTTTTGACTACTAATTCTCCCAAAAAAATCAATTGGTTTTTTGATAAAATTATTGATTCTCGAGATATCATTGATTATAAGTTTGACCAAGTTACACGTACTAAAGATAGCATTCGATTTTCATTAAAAAACAAAACATCTACCAATGTTCCCATTTCTATTTATGGCATCAAAGGAAAAGAAATTGTTTATAAAAAATGGTTTGACACTATCGCTACCGACAGTATTTATTCTATTCCAAGAAATAATGCCGATAAAATTGTAATCAATTACAAAAATGAAGTTCCCGAATTTAATTTGAGAAACAATTGGCGTTCCTTACATGGTTTTCGCTTAAATAATCGTCCGATAAAATTCAACTTTATGAAAGATTTGGAAGATCCTTATTACAATCAAATCTTATATGTTCCCACTTTAGAATATAATTTATATGATGGTTTTTTACCTGGTTTGCGTTTTCACAACAGAACCATTTTAGACAAACCTTTTATTTTTGATCTCAATCCAACGATTTCAACCAAAACACAAAATTTATCTGGAAAAGGATTTATGTATATCAATCAATACAATAGAGATAGTAATTTGTATAATATTCGGTACTCACTAACAGGCCACTATTTACATTACGCGCCAGATGCCTATTATACCAAATTAGCTCCAACGGTAACTTTATTCTTTAGACCCGATGATTTTAGAGACAACAGAAAACAAGCTTTAAGTATAAAAGAAGTCATTGTAGACAAACAAGCAACAGCCTTTACCGTTAGTGAAAATAGCGAAAACTATCAAGTTTTTAATGTCAAATACAACAATTCTAAAACAGAGGTAACGAAACATTTTTCTTTTTTAGGAGACTTTCAATATTCAACTTATTTTGGAAAATTGGCTACTGAAGTGCAATACCGAAAACTTTTTGACAACAATCGTTCTATAAACCTTAGATTCTTTGCTGGGACTTTTTTGCATAATAAAACCACTTCCAATTACTTTGATTTTGGTTTAGACAGGCCTTCCGATTATCTTTTTGAAAGTGATTATTTGGGTCGTTCGGAAACTAAGGGAATCTATAGTCAACAATCGATTGTTTCAGATGGTTTTTTCAAATCCAAACTAGAAACCAGAACCGCGAACCAATGGATGGTAACGACGAATGCTAATTATACGATATGGGGTTGGATTGATGGCTATGGTGATATTGGTTTTATAAAAAATAAAGATAGTGCGCCTAAATTTGTCTATGATAGTGGTATCCGCTTGAACTTGGTTACCGATTATTTTGAATTATTTTTTCCAGTTTATTCTAATAATGGTTGGGAAATTGGAGACAAGAACTATGGCGAAAAAATTAGATTTATTATCACTTTCAGACCTGAAACCCTCATCAATCTTTTTACTCGAAAATGGTTTTAA
- a CDS encoding MBOAT family O-acyltransferase translates to MFFNSLQFAYFLPVVFLAYWFIPNKSKASQNFILIASSYYFYSCWDWRFLFLLLFSTLLVYFTALKIESCVSAFSRKMWLWFAVALNLSFLGLFKYYDFFVNSFTDLANSFGLHLSPLLLKLVLPVGISFYTFHGLSYIIDIYFKRIKAERNIIDYSLFVSYFPLLVAGPIERATHLLPQLKVKREFNFEKAKEGVYQIIWGLVKKVVIADTCAMYANAVFDHYNSMNSLSLMLGAVYFAFQIYGDFSGYSDIALGTSKLFGIDLLKNFDFPYFSRDIAEFWRKWHISLTTWFRDYLYIPLGGSKGSKWMKIRNTFIIFLVSGFWHGASWTFIAWGFINALYFIPLLVLNKNRNNIDAFSLSFNWSSLKIVLNILMTFIITCLAWIFFRAKTIHDALAYIKRMVTDLHFSSQYFNLERYSYELVFMLLFFVMVEWNNRYKIEPLSGKYSWLKVSLSIIAIIALGIFTDYKNFIYFQF, encoded by the coding sequence ATGTTTTTTAACTCACTACAATTTGCGTATTTTTTGCCTGTGGTGTTTTTGGCCTATTGGTTCATTCCCAATAAATCCAAGGCTTCTCAAAATTTTATTTTAATTGCGAGCAGTTATTATTTTTATTCTTGTTGGGATTGGCGATTTTTATTCTTACTCCTTTTTTCAACGTTATTGGTTTATTTTACTGCATTAAAAATTGAAAGCTGTGTTTCAGCTTTTTCCCGAAAAATGTGGCTTTGGTTTGCCGTTGCGTTGAATCTTAGTTTTCTTGGTCTTTTTAAATACTACGATTTCTTTGTTAATTCCTTCACCGATTTAGCAAACAGCTTTGGATTACATTTGAGTCCATTGTTACTAAAACTGGTACTTCCTGTTGGGATTTCGTTTTACACCTTTCACGGGTTGTCCTATATCATCGATATTTATTTTAAAAGGATTAAAGCCGAACGTAATATTATTGATTATTCGCTTTTCGTGAGCTATTTCCCATTGCTTGTCGCGGGTCCAATTGAAAGAGCGACACATTTGTTACCACAATTAAAAGTCAAAAGAGAATTCAACTTTGAAAAAGCTAAGGAAGGCGTCTATCAAATCATTTGGGGATTAGTTAAAAAAGTAGTGATTGCCGATACTTGTGCTATGTATGCTAATGCTGTATTTGATCATTATAATTCGATGAATTCGCTTTCGCTGATGTTGGGTGCTGTGTATTTTGCTTTCCAGATTTATGGTGACTTTTCGGGTTACTCCGATATCGCTTTAGGAACTTCAAAATTGTTTGGAATTGACTTACTGAAAAACTTTGATTTCCCCTATTTTTCTAGAGATATTGCCGAATTCTGGCGCAAATGGCATATTTCCTTAACGACTTGGTTTCGGGATTATTTGTACATTCCTTTAGGAGGAAGTAAAGGCTCTAAGTGGATGAAAATCAGAAACACTTTTATCATTTTCTTGGTTAGTGGTTTTTGGCATGGAGCCAGCTGGACCTTCATCGCATGGGGATTTATTAATGCGTTGTATTTTATTCCGTTGTTAGTATTAAACAAAAATCGGAATAATATAGATGCTTTTTCGCTTTCTTTCAATTGGAGTTCCTTGAAAATAGTTTTGAATATCTTGATGACATTTATTATAACTTGCCTCGCTTGGATATTTTTCAGAGCCAAAACCATTCACGATGCGCTAGCGTACATCAAACGTATGGTTACGGATTTACACTTTTCTTCACAGTATTTCAACTTAGAACGTTATAGTTATGAACTTGTATTTATGCTTTTATTTTTCGTCATGGTAGAATGGAATAATCGTTATAAAATAGAACCGCTCTCAGGAAAATATTCTTGGTTGAAAGTAAGTTTAAGCATCATAGCAATTATAGCATTAGGGATTTTTACGGATTACAAGAACTTTATTTATTTCCAATTCTGA
- a CDS encoding TIGR00730 family Rossman fold protein, with product MKEEFLNEDDKIHDKLKQKPWNEIRTNDSWAIFKIMSEFVNGYETMARIGPCVSIFGSARTKPDDRYYLLAEKIAYKISKAGYGVITGGGPGIMEAGNKGAHNGGGTSVGLNIELPFEQHFNPFIDKDKNLNFDYFFVRKVMFVKYSQGFVVMPGGFGTLDELFEAVTLIQTKKIGKFPIILVGTDFWSGLIDWIKTVLIEKEKTVHMEDMNLIKIVDTEDEVVEALDNFYKKYNLSPNF from the coding sequence ATGAAAGAAGAATTTCTAAATGAAGATGATAAAATCCATGACAAATTAAAACAAAAGCCATGGAATGAAATAAGAACTAACGACTCTTGGGCGATTTTTAAAATCATGTCGGAGTTTGTAAACGGATATGAAACTATGGCCCGTATTGGTCCTTGCGTTTCTATTTTTGGTTCGGCTAGAACAAAACCAGACGACCGATATTATCTATTGGCTGAAAAAATTGCTTATAAAATCAGTAAAGCGGGTTATGGTGTGATTACTGGCGGTGGTCCCGGAATTATGGAAGCTGGAAACAAAGGCGCACATAATGGTGGCGGAACTTCGGTTGGACTGAATATCGAATTGCCCTTTGAGCAACATTTCAATCCTTTTATTGACAAAGATAAAAACCTAAATTTTGATTATTTCTTTGTTCGTAAAGTGATGTTTGTTAAATATTCTCAAGGATTTGTTGTGATGCCTGGAGGTTTTGGAACTTTGGACGAATTATTCGAAGCGGTTACTTTAATCCAAACAAAAAAGATTGGGAAATTCCCGATAATTCTTGTTGGTACCGATTTTTGGTCAGGTTTAATCGACTGGATAAAAACGGTTTTAATTGAGAAAGAAAAAACAGTTCATATGGAGGATATGAACCTCATCAAAATTGTAGATACCGAAGATGAAGTAGTAGAAGCTTTAGATAATTTCTATAAAAAATACAATTTGAGTCCGAACTTTTAG